The proteins below come from a single Streptomyces sp. B3I8 genomic window:
- a CDS encoding MFS transporter — protein sequence MRNIYLPRLADATASSMATYGIPLLVLGTTNSASLTGIAFVLAWAPRLCTFGLAGMAVDRYGPARVFRLAAAARALVVAGVAPALAMTDDDMTLGPVMLLAACVGCLTQFSYIAAESVGAVASRDAGDAGHRVQSVLLGIDQAAALVGPAAGGFLLQWDGSSGMLAVIGGLSTLAAAIAPGMRRAPAHVTAPAAQGWRTGWSTLRALPALMWLVAGLAFSNLALGLLEAATPVIVVKNLGRSSASVGVIWSCAAAASLLAVTVCRFMIDRWGLARVGRFAAVVTSVPCLLIGHADSYRTYLALIAVFMAGDSMLAVVLRTLRSRLIPVGVFGSTLSVTVLLLLLPYPLAGLLMAVVGPAAIHTLITFCAVLQSLGLVVALTYGTRSRQRRGKHRA from the coding sequence ATGCGGAACATCTACCTGCCTCGCCTGGCGGACGCGACCGCCTCCTCGATGGCCACCTACGGCATCCCGCTGCTGGTGCTGGGCACGACGAACTCGGCTTCCCTGACCGGAATCGCCTTCGTGCTGGCGTGGGCGCCACGCCTGTGCACGTTCGGTCTGGCCGGTATGGCTGTCGACCGTTACGGACCCGCACGGGTGTTCCGGCTGGCCGCCGCGGCCCGTGCGCTGGTCGTCGCAGGCGTGGCCCCCGCCCTGGCGATGACCGACGACGACATGACCTTGGGCCCCGTGATGCTCCTGGCGGCGTGCGTGGGCTGCCTGACCCAGTTCAGCTACATCGCGGCCGAGAGCGTCGGCGCGGTCGCCAGCCGGGACGCGGGCGACGCGGGACACCGCGTCCAGTCGGTCCTCCTGGGCATCGACCAGGCCGCTGCTCTGGTCGGTCCGGCAGCGGGCGGCTTCCTGCTGCAATGGGACGGCTCCAGTGGCATGCTCGCCGTGATCGGCGGCCTGTCGACACTGGCGGCCGCCATCGCGCCGGGCATGCGCCGGGCACCCGCGCACGTGACCGCGCCCGCCGCACAGGGATGGCGGACAGGCTGGTCCACCCTGCGCGCGCTCCCGGCGCTCATGTGGCTGGTGGCCGGGCTGGCGTTCTCCAACCTGGCCCTCGGTCTCCTGGAGGCGGCCACCCCGGTGATCGTCGTGAAGAACCTCGGCCGGTCCAGCGCCTCCGTCGGCGTGATCTGGTCCTGCGCGGCCGCCGCGTCGCTGCTGGCGGTCACCGTCTGCCGCTTCATGATCGACCGGTGGGGGCTGGCGCGGGTAGGACGCTTCGCCGCCGTGGTGACGAGCGTGCCGTGCCTCCTCATCGGGCACGCCGATTCCTACCGGACGTACCTGGCACTGATCGCCGTCTTCATGGCGGGCGACAGCATGCTGGCCGTCGTACTGCGCACTCTGCGGTCCCGCCTCATCCCCGTCGGGGTGTTCGGCAGCACACTGTCGGTGACCGTGCTGCTCCTGCTCCTGCCCTACCCCCTCGCCGGCCTCCTCATGGCCGTCGTCGGCCCGGCGGCCATACACACGCTGATCACCTTCTGCGCGGTACTGCAGAGCCTCGGCCTCGTCGTCGCCCTCACCTACGGCACCCGCTCCCGGCAGCGCCGAGGCAAGCACCGCGCGTGA